The DNA sequence CTTCCCATGCCGCAACTCTCTGCGCTTTCATCATATCCGTAGTATCGTTTAATACCACTATAAAACCTATATAATTTCCCGCTTCGTCTTTCATCGTAGTAATATTGACTATATATACCTTCAAAGCTCCGTCTATATTCAATTTTATTTCTTTTGTAAGATTTTCTTTGCCAGTTTTTGCAAGTCCTTTTATAACGCTTCTGATATCCGAAAAAATGTCTTTTGCAAAAACATCTTTATAATTCTTGCCTATAGCATCTTTATAATTTATACCGAACATATCTTCTGCGGCATTGTTTATGCTTCTAACCTTGCCGGTGGAATCTATGCCTATGACGCCTGCATGTATGTTTTTAAGTATTACTTCCATAAACCTTCTTCTTCTTTCGATTTCTTCATTGACGTTTTTTAAATCTATATTTGCTTTTTCTATCTCCTCCTTATTCTTTTTTAGATCTAAAGCCATCAAATTAAACGAATTTATAAGCATTCCTATTTCGTCGTCGCTTTCTTTCGAAACTTTGATATCTAGGTCTCCCGAAGCCACCTTTTTTGTGCCCTCCACAAGATCTATAATAGGCTTAGTCATTTTTTTCGACAAATAAAAGCCAACCCATGATGAAATAAAAAGGACGATAAGCGTAAATATAGAAAAGAAAATAAGGTAAGTGGTTTCCATAGGGTTTTTTATAAACCTTATCTGCGAATACTCCCTGTAAAAATGCTCGAGCCATTCAATTTTACGGTTTACCGCTGCGTCTTTTGCGCTTTTTATCAAGGCACTTTTATGCCTGATTATAGCCGAAGTATAATCCATGGCTTTTTCTAACCTGAAAGTGTACCACTTGTTTATAATATTTGCGGCAAAACCCGTAGCAATCATTACGATAAACATAAACAAGGAAGGAACCACGCTTACTATAACAAACAGTCCCACGAGTTTAGTTCTTAATTTTGCGCCTATTACTCCTCTTTTTCTTTCTATTATTAATTTTATAACGTTTCTCAATACAAGAAACGACATAAGTAAAAAAAGGACTACCGTAATATTTATATAAGCATAAACTATAATCTTAGACGTTACGGAAATGTTCGAAAAAGATATCATGCGCAGTTCTTCAAAAGTAGAAAAAACGACGAGCGCGAAAATTATAGCCGCAAAAATAATTTCCCTTTTTATCTTAACTTTTTCGGAATTTTTTTTATCCATTTTTTTATTGCCTTATTTGCTTTAACTCCTTTTTTATTGTATCATAAAAATATATGAAAATTTTAGTACTCGGTTGCGGCACCTCGACCGGCGTTCCGTTAATAGGATGCCGCTGTAAAGTTTGCGCTTCGGAAAATCCAAAAAACAAACGTTTGAGACCTTCTATACTTATATCCGAAAATAATTTCGATATATTAATAGATACGGCGCCTGACTTAAGAACACAAGCTTTGAAATTTAATATCGCAAACATCGATGCGGTGTTATATACTCACACGCATGCCGACCATATTTTCGGCATAGACGACCTCAGAATGTTTAATTACTTAAAAAAACAGGACAACAAATTTATACCGGTTTACGCCTCGGAAACGGCGGTAAATTTTATTAAAGATAAATTCGACTATATATTTAAAGAAAAAACCGAATCAAGCAAGCCTTATCTAATCCCTAATATTATAAAAGAATCCTTTGAAATCAAATCCGGATTATTTATAACTCCCGTCCCCGTATATCACGGCAAAAATTTAATAAACGGCTACAGAATAAACGACTTCGCCTATATTACCGACGTATCGTCTATAACGGAATCTTCTTTGGGTTTGCTTAAGGGGTTAAACGTGTTAATGATAGACGCCCTCAGGTTCGACTCTCACAAAACGCACTTCAGCATAGCCGAAGCTATTAACGTTGCCGAAAAAATAAACCCGTCCAGAACTTATTTCACGCATATGGGGCATAACATAGATTACGACGAAATAAAAGAAATATGCTCCTGCAAATCCGAAAAACTAATACCGTCTTACGACGGATTAAGCATTGAACTGTAATATAATTTTATATTTCGGCATTGCCAACATTAATTAATCGATACCCGCTATAAGATATATCGCAAACGACATAAATATTATGTCTGCCATGAAAGCAGCAAGAAAAGGACTTAATTGGGCGGATTCGCCCAGAGACAGAGATATCGAATTTATAACCCACCATGTAAAAGCAAATACGATGCTTATCCCTATAGAAACGGGGGAATTGCCTTTTTTACCGAGCATAAGCCCTATCGATATTCCTATAAGTATTAGAATTAAATTTATCAGCGGAAACGACAGTTTGGAATAGTAACTCGTAAGTACGTAGCTTAAACCCGATTCGGATTTTTTTGCTACTGCGACCATCTTTGAAAGATTTATTATAGAGAGAAACTCCGGCCTAAGAGTATTTGACCTGAAAAAATTTAAATTAAGATAAACTGGAATTATAAGAGCTTTAAAATATTTTTGCTCAAATCCGCCGCTTTTGTTTTTCATATTAAAGCTATCAATCTGCCCTGCCACTAATATAAGACCTTTCTTGCCGAAACGTCCCGATTTTGCTATGTATCTTTTTAAAAGAACAAATTTATCGTTAAAAACATAAACATTCACGCCTTTTATAGTTTTGCTGGACGGATTCATAATCTTTGCCGTAACTATGCTTCTTTTATAATGGATTAAAATATTTTTGGTCGTATATTTATAAACCGATTTTGCGTTGAAAGATTTGTTTTTATTGATATATCTCTGCATAACTACTCTTCTCAAGACATTTGTTCGCACGGCGACGAAGTTTGAAAGCAAAAATGATGCAACAGATAAAAATAAACCAAGTACAATGAGCGGAGCAAAAAATTTCAGCATACTGAGCCCAGACGATTTTACGGCGGTAATTTCGTTATTCTTATTAAAAACGGAAATAGATAAA is a window from the Candidatus Acidulodesulfobacterium acidiphilum genome containing:
- a CDS encoding PAS domain-containing protein; the encoded protein is MDKKNSEKVKIKREIIFAAIIFALVVFSTFEELRMISFSNISVTSKIIVYAYINITVVLFLLMSFLVLRNVIKLIIERKRGVIGAKLRTKLVGLFVIVSVVPSLFMFIVMIATGFAANIINKWYTFRLEKAMDYTSAIIRHKSALIKSAKDAAVNRKIEWLEHFYREYSQIRFIKNPMETTYLIFFSIFTLIVLFISSWVGFYLSKKMTKPIIDLVEGTKKVASGDLDIKVSKESDDEIGMLINSFNLMALDLKKNKEEIEKANIDLKNVNEEIERRRRFMEVILKNIHAGVIGIDSTGKVRSINNAAEDMFGINYKDAIGKNYKDVFAKDIFSDIRSVIKGLAKTGKENLTKEIKLNIDGALKVYIVNITTMKDEAGNYIGFIVVLNDTTDMMKAQRVAAWEEVAKRMSHEIKNPLTPIRLSAERLKRKYGEKISLEDSTFGELVNTIIKEVDDLKSLVDEFSLYARLPKANLEPADINALIGEVVNLYKNAHRNICFIEHLCDALPKVSIDGRQMKRAFMNIIENAVYSVNLKYLEKIGEDYKPEIRIFTELIERGGKESGNKNLALKISFSDNGTGINDEIVQNIYEPYFSTKQGGTGLGLAITKNILMENNAQIRVENNERGGADFIIYMQL
- a CDS encoding MBL fold metallo-hydrolase, encoding MKILVLGCGTSTGVPLIGCRCKVCASENPKNKRLRPSILISENNFDILIDTAPDLRTQALKFNIANIDAVLYTHTHADHIFGIDDLRMFNYLKKQDNKFIPVYASETAVNFIKDKFDYIFKEKTESSKPYLIPNIIKESFEIKSGLFITPVPVYHGKNLINGYRINDFAYITDVSSITESSLGLLKGLNVLMIDALRFDSHKTHFSIAEAINVAEKINPSRTYFTHMGHNIDYDEIKEICSCKSEKLIPSYDGLSIEL
- a CDS encoding YjgP/YjgQ family permease, coding for MKILQKYLLNEFLKYFAVTIISLIFFYVTIDFLSNIGAFTKHSPEFQYIIIYYIYKLPEIIYRILPLSILLSTLLSISVFNKNNEITAVKSSGLSMLKFFAPLIVLGLFLSVASFLLSNFVAVRTNVLRRVVMQRYINKNKSFNAKSVYKYTTKNILIHYKRSIVTAKIMNPSSKTIKGVNVYVFNDKFVLLKRYIAKSGRFGKKGLILVAGQIDSFNMKNKSGGFEQKYFKALIIPVYLNLNFFRSNTLRPEFLSIINLSKMVAVAKKSESGLSYVLTSYYSKLSFPLINLILILIGISIGLMLGKKGNSPVSIGISIVFAFTWWVINSISLSLGESAQLSPFLAAFMADIIFMSFAIYLIAGID